Sequence from the uncultured Flavobacterium sp. genome:
AGCAATTGCCGATGAATTGGAAAATCCTTTTGGTCTTCAGCCAAATGATCTTGCATTGGACGCAATGTCGCAAATGATAGAAAATACATTATTAGAATTAAACGATAAAAAAGTAACTCCAATAAGTCCTCAAAACACTTATTATATTACTTAACCCCATTTAAATCAATACATAAAAGCTTAATTTAACACATAGAAACATAGCTTTTATATTTAAAAAAAAGAATAAAATAAAGAAACACATTTCTTTCACATAGCTAAATTTGTGTATTATAAATAAGTGAAACGCCTTATTACATTTTTTGAGCTATGTTGCTATCTGTTAAAAAGAATTACACACAACGAGTTATCACATTGCACACCCCAATTATATTCGGTTATGAATAGAGTTTTATTAGTTGAAGACGATCCCAGAGTTGCTTCCTTTATTTCGAGAGGACTTGAAGAAAATCTCTATCAGGTTAAGTCAGTATCGAAAGGATATGACGCCATAAATGAAGTCATGGAAAATGATTACGATATCATTATTCTCGATATTATGCTTCCGGATATTACAGGTTTTGAGGTTTGCGAAGTCTTAAGAAACAGAAAAATACTTCTTCCTATTCTTATTTTAAGCGCATTAGATACGCCGCACGAAAAAGTAAAAGGATTACAATCCGGTGCCGATGATTATTTGGCAAAACCCTTTTTGTTTGAAGAACTTCTGGCGAGAATAAATGCTCAGCTTCGTCGTGCCGAATTTAGTACCGGAATATTAGACTTTCAATCTTATGCCGGAATTGAAATCAATATGAAGGAACAAAGCGCTACGAGAGACGGAAAAGAACTTAATTTATCTTCAAGAGAACTTAAGCTTCTGATTTTTTTCATGAAAAACAGAGAAACAGCTTTGTCAAGAATTGCAATTGCTCAGGCAGTTTGGAGCATTGATCTTGATATGAATTCTAATACTGTAGATGTTTACATCAATTATCTGCGAAATAAAGTCGATAAAAACTTTGCAACGCCATTAATTCATACCATAAAAGGAACGGGATATATGCTCAAACAAAAGAGTCATGAATCTTAAAAACAAACTTGCGGTTAATTCCAGTTTGCTTTTTGCCTTTACGGTTGGACTTGTAATGGCGGGTTCTTTCTTGTTGTTTAGAACTCACATGAAAGATCTTTATTATGACAATCTTGAAGATCATGCGATGACAACGGCTCTTTTTTACTTCGAAAAAGACGAAATCAAAGAGATTAGCAGCGAACGTTATCGTCAAATCGAAATACAATACAATCGCATAAACAACGAATCGATACGAGTTTATGATGCCAAAACAAAGAAACTTTTTGTAAACGATAATGTTGATGTTCAGCTTAGTGATCAATATTTGGATTTAATCAAAAAAGAGAAAATTGTACATTTTAAAATCAACGACAGACAATTTGTTGGTTTATTTTATAAAGACAATCAGGGAGATTTTATCATTGTAGTTTCAGGAATTGATCATGCAGGAAACCGACAATTGGAGATTCTTGGTATTATGTTTATTCTTTTTTATCTCGCCGGAATTCCGATAAATTATCTTTTGGGAACTTTTTTAGCCAAACAAACTTTTCTGCCTTTTGAGCAAGTTATAGCCAAAGTAAATACGATTACGACCGAAAATCTTCATTCGAGGCTGGAAATCCCGCAAACAAGCGGAAAAGACGAAATTAAAGAGCTTGTTACCACTTTTAATTATCTTTTAGAAAGATTGGAAAGTGGAATAATGATTCAGAATAACTTTCTGAAAAACGCTTCTCACGAATTAAAAACTCCGCTTACCATTATTATTGGAGACATTGACGTTTCGCTGCAACAGCCAAGAACTAACGAACAATATGAGCAAATTTTAAAATCGCTCAAAAAAGATACTTTACATCTCAAATCTACTCTCGAAGGACTTTTGGTATTATCAGGACTTGAACTTTCTGAACCACAGCAAATGGAATCCGTTAGGATTGATGAAATATTGTGGAATGTTCTGGAAAAGAAAGCGATCGAATATCCTGAATCTAAAGTTTCGGTTAATTTTGATGCCATTTCTGATGATGAAGATTTGCTTTCCATTCATGGAAATAAACACATGATTTTCATTGCTTTGTATAACATTCTCGATAATGCGATTAAGTTTTCTTCGCCTGAACAAGTCAACGTATTTGCTTTTTCGAATGAAGGAAAGCTTCTGATAAAAATTAAAGATCAAGGTCCGGGAATTTCAGAAACGGATAGAGAATCTATTTTTGATCTCTTTTTCAGAAGCGATAGAACGCGTCACATTCAGGGACAAGGATTGGGACTTTTTATCACAATGCAAATTCTAAAACTTCATAATATTAATCTAATAGTAGATTCTGAGTTAGAAAAAGGCACTACATTTTCTTTAGTATTTCCTTAAAAGGATTAAAGTGTTTTTCTTTCACGCAGATTTTGCAGATTGAGCAGATCTAATTTTAAATTTGCGTAAATCTTTTTTAAGGAGCTAATCCCGCTATCCGTTTCATAACAACATTTCCGTCTAGTTTGTCATTTCGAGGAACGAGAAATCTCCACGAGTAGCTCTACAAAGATTGGCGATTTTGTTTGAGGAGCTACTTGCGAAGATTTCTCGTTCCTCGAAATGACAAACTAGCTTTGAAAAACATGTTTTTCAGCGAGAACAGTACAATTCTCGAACGCTTATTTTTACAATCCATAACATTAATTTAACACTCTAATGTTTCTCTAATCTACTTCAAATACAAACCTAATCTACTTATTTTTAGCATTTTGTTTAAACTATTGATTTTAAACACTTAATTGATTAAAGCTAAAATAACACGTTCATAATTTTGGGTTAACAATGAATATTTTTATCATTTTAAGTTAACAAAAGCGTTAAATCTGATCGGAACAAACTGGGTTTCTTTGTCAAATAAAAACTAAAAACAACATGACAAAACTAAAACTCTTTTTTTCGGCATTTATGCTTCTTGTTATGGGAAACATTTTTGCTCAAATTACAACCTCGTCATTATCTGCAAAGGTTAATGATGGAACCAGCCCACTTACTGACGCTGAGGTTACATTAACACATTTACCTACAAACGCTGTTTACAGAGCTACAACTGATAAACAAGGTAGATTTAGTTTCGAAAATTTAAATGCCGGTGGTCCTTATGAACTGGAAATTAAAAGTTCAGGCACCAAAGATTATTCTAATGCACAAATATTTTTAACTCTTGGTGATAATGATTTGCCAACAATTGTGGTTAGTAAAGCTGACAACAATGTATTGGAAGAAGTTGTAATTACGAGTTCTAAACCGTCATCAAAAAACAACGGAACTAATATTGGTGAAAAACAAGTAAACGGACTTCCGTTAATAAACAGAGGAATTCAGGATGTTACAAAACTGGTTCCGCAAAGTTCAAACAACTCATTTGCAGGAACTAACTTTAGATACAATAACGTAACTATTGACGGTTCGATAAACAATGATGCGATAGGTTTTAGTCCGTCTTTGGGTGGTCAATCCGGAACTTCTGGGATGCCAGGAAGTAGTACAAGATCAAATTCTATAAGTTTAGATGCGATTCAGGATATTCAGGTTTATATTGCTCCTTATGATATTAAATTAGGAAACTTTTTAGGAGGAAGCGTAAATGCCGTTACTAGAAGCGGTACAAACGAAGTAAGCGGTTCTATTTATAGTTATGGTAGAAGTGCTGCGATTACAGGTCCAAATAATGCTGGAGACGGTTCAAAAATGCCAAGTTCTTTTGGTGATTATCAAGTAGGTTTTAGATTAGGATTGCCAATTGTTAAGGATAAACTTTTCTTCTTTACCAATATGGAATATGCGGAGAGAACTGACCCTTTATTTTACAATGCAGGACAAACAAATTCTGCTGGAAAATTGACTTCATTAGTTGATAATGCAACAGCAGATCAGATTTCGAATTTCGTTAAAACAAACTACGGATTTGACGTAGGAAGTTCTGGAGCATACAACAACTTTGCAAAAAGCCAAAAATTCTTCAATAAATTAGATTGGAAAATTAATGACAAACACTCTCTTTCGTTAAGAAATAATACTGTAATTTCTCAAGCTTCGAACTTAGAGCGCGATGCAGCAAACTTTAGATTTTCAAGCATGGATTTTACGCAGAAAAACCAATCTATTAGTACGGTTTTAGAACTTAAAAGTCATTTCAATAGCCAATGGTCAAATTCATTTATTGCAAGTTATTCAGCAATTAAAGATTATCGTGATCCAAAATCAAGCAATATCATGTTTCCCCAAACAGAAATTGGTTATAAAGGAGGAACAATTTTCTTAGGAAATGACCGTGAAGCTACTGTATTTAATATGAAACAAAATACTGCCGAAATCACAGACAACTTAACATACAAAACAGGAAATCACACGTTCTTATTTGGTACTCACAACGAGTTTTATGACATCAATTACGGATTTGTAAATGCATTAAACGGAAGAGTTTCATACAAATCATTAGATGATTTCCTTAATAAACTTCCTTCTCGTGTTCGTGGAACTTACCCATTTGATGGTTCTACAAGAGACGAAATCTTCAATAATCCGTATGCTAAATTCAAAGTAAACTTATATAGTGTTTACGCACAAGACGAGATCAGAATTGGAAATAAATTGAAAGTTACTCCAGGTGTGAGAGTTGATTATACAGACTTGCCAAATAAACCAAAATTAAGCCCGCAAGTTCAAAATTCTCTAGCAGATCCTAATTATGGTAATACATACACATACACGCCATTAAGCCAAATAAATAACAACTTTTTTAGCACTGCATTAGTGTCTCCAAGAATTGGATTTACATATAATGTTGACGAAGATAAAACGCTTGTTTTAAGAGGTGGATCTGGAGTATTTACAGGACGTATTCCGTTTGCATGGTTAGGTTACGCATATTATAATGATGGTGTAGGTTACGGAAGTTATGACAAAAATAACCTTACTCCTGCTCAGGTTGCAGCAGCTGGAGATCCATTGGCAAACAACGGATTAAACGGATATCACGATGCAACTCCAAAAGTTCAGGCAGATTTAGTGGATAACAAATTCAAAATGCCGGCTGTTTTAAGAAACTCATTGGCAATCGATAAAATCATCGACGGATATAAATTTACAACTGAAGGTATTTATACTAAAGTAATTCGTGATCTTGAATTTCAACAAGTAAATAAACTGGATAATCCAACTTATTTCTCTTACGATACAAATCACCAAATGCCAATTTATGCAGCTAATATTAACCCTGCTTTTTCAAATGCATACTTGCTTTCAAACACAAGCAAAGGATACAGATACAGCATTACTGAGATGATCTCAAAAACGTATGATTTTGGTCTTAATTTTATGGTTGCTTATACTTACGGAGATTCACGTGACGTTACAAACGGAATTCGTAACTCTATGGAAAGTAACTTCCAAATGAACCAATCATTGACACCAAATGATCCTCAATTGGCAACTTCGAACTTTAATATCAAACACAGAATCGTTTCGAATGTAGGATATGCAGTAAAATTGGCTGATAACAATACTTTCTCTGCTAATGTATATTTTAATGCACAATCAGGAAATCCGTTTTCTTGGGGATTTGTAAACTCAACAATTGCAGGAACAGGACAAGCAGCAGGATTGGCTTATATCTTTAAAGATGCAACAGAAGCAGCGAAATATATTGGTGTAAGTTCAACAGGAGTTCCATCAGCGACAGCAGCACAACAAGTTGCAGATTACGAAGCTTTTGTTAACGGAAACGATTATTTAAAAAGCAGAAGAGGAACTTTCACACAAAGAAATGGAGATACAACTCCATGGAATATTCAGGCAGATTTGAAATTAATGGATGAAATCAAAGTTACAAAAGTTGGTACATTCCAAATTTCATTCAGCATGGCAAACGTTGGTAACCTTATCAACAAAGATTGGGGAAGAAGTTACTTTGTTCCAAATACATACAATTCAACAGCGAGCCTTGGTTTAACAAAATCAGGAAACCTTGGAGGTGTTGCCACTGGTGATCCAACATATACTTTCCAAAGACCTTCATCAACGCCTTATACTGTAGATCAGTTAGCGTCAAGATTCCAAGGACAATTTGGGGTTAGATATTCGTTCTAACAAAGACAGTGTTTATTTTTTATTTTTTTAGTCCGCCAGTTTCAATTTTGGAACTGGCGGACTTGTTTTTATATAAATCATACTTAATACCTGAAAATCAATGCTTTTAAATTAAGTTTTTTTATCCTGTATCGAATGAATCTCGCGCAAAGTCGCGAAGTCGCAAAGGAAAACTTTTAAACTTGGCGGCTTTGCGACTTTGCGCGAAATTTTTAAAATAACTACTCAAAAAACACTCAAGAACAAAATAATTTCAAAAAAACATTTATAATTATACCGATTGGTATATATTTGCAGTATCATAATTTAATCGTCATGAGTAAAGCCGAAAGAACCAAGCAATTTATTATCGAACAAACTGCTCCTATCTTTAATATGAAAGGATATAGCGGCACGTCTATGAGCGATATTACAGAAGCAACCGGACTTACAAAAGGTAGTATTTACGGGAATTTCGAAAATAAAGATGAGGTTGCTCTTGCCGCTTTTCAATACAATGTAAAAAGACTACAAGATGCTTTTTCACAAGAAATCGAAAAGCAAAACACCTTCAAAGGCAAATTACTTGTTTATCCCCGACTCTATTCTAATTACCTGGATTTAAGAGTCACAAAAGGCGGTTGTCCAATTTTAAATACTGCTATAGAAGCCGATGATACGCATCCGGTTCTTAAAAAAAATGTTGAACGCATTATTCTTTTCTGGAAACGAAAACTGATTCAATTGATAGAACAAGGAATCCTTGCCGGCGAATTTAAAGCAAAAGAAATACAACCCGAAAGAACCGCTTTAACCATAATTGCACTTATTGAAGGCGCTGTTATGATCTCAAAAATCACAGGAAATTTAAACGATTTGTCAACAGTAATGCTTTCGCTAAATAAAATCATTGAAGACTTAGAATAAAGCAACAACTCTTTTTTTATTATAAAAAATACCAATTGGTATATTAAATTAAAATCAAAACTAAAATGGAAACAATTTCAAGATTACAAGAACTCCAAAACCACATTGATAAAGAATTTACCGCATCGCCATCGCCTTTTATGCTTTGGATGCGACCAATTGTAATCGCTGCCGAAGAAGGAAGTGTAACTTTTAAATATCTGATAAGAGAAGAAATGTCAAACCCAATTAAAACCCTTCATGGCGGAGTTACAGCCGCAATTGCAGATGATTGTATTGGCGCAACAATGTTTTCTTATAATGAAAATAGCTTTTATGTTACTATAAATCTTGTCGTTGATTATTTCGCTCCAGCGAAAATTGGAGACACCATTTTTGCCAAAACATCTGTAATTAAAAAAGGAAAACAATTGGTAAATGCGCAATGCGAAATATGGAATGAAGATCACACCAGATTAATAGCCAGAGCTACTTCAAATATGCTTAAAACGGATCTCTCTAAAAGAAATTCTTAAGTTAAACCGCTTAATTAAACACAATATTGTCATTTCTGTAAAAGTCACTTATTTCGGTAACGGATTTATCATTTCAATTGGTCTTTTTCCGTCAATACCTTGATGTGGTCTTTCATGGTTATAATAATATAAATATTGCAATAGCTCTTCTTTTAATTCTTCTTGAGAATCAAAATCCGTATCCCTTAATAAATCATCTTCGAGAGTTCTCCAGAAACGTTCAACCTTGCCATTTGTCTGTGGTCTGTAAGGTTTTGTGTACCTATGAGTAATTCCTAATTCCATCAGCATTCTCTCAAAAGGATGCTGATATTTTTGTTTACTTGTTTTGATTCCAAATTCAGGTCCATTATCAGACAATACTTCTTCAAATTTTATCTCATAATGATCACTCAGGATGTTTAAACATTTTAATGTGGCAAACATAACGGTTAAAGCGGTAATATCAGGAATCACTTCAGCCCAGGCAATCCGGCTGTAATCATCAATTACACAAACTAAATATCGTTTTTTACTTTCTCCTCTTATGATACTTTTA
This genomic interval carries:
- a CDS encoding response regulator transcription factor, with the translated sequence MNRVLLVEDDPRVASFISRGLEENLYQVKSVSKGYDAINEVMENDYDIIILDIMLPDITGFEVCEVLRNRKILLPILILSALDTPHEKVKGLQSGADDYLAKPFLFEELLARINAQLRRAEFSTGILDFQSYAGIEINMKEQSATRDGKELNLSSRELKLLIFFMKNRETALSRIAIAQAVWSIDLDMNSNTVDVYINYLRNKVDKNFATPLIHTIKGTGYMLKQKSHES
- a CDS encoding HAMP domain-containing sensor histidine kinase; this encodes MNLKNKLAVNSSLLFAFTVGLVMAGSFLLFRTHMKDLYYDNLEDHAMTTALFYFEKDEIKEISSERYRQIEIQYNRINNESIRVYDAKTKKLFVNDNVDVQLSDQYLDLIKKEKIVHFKINDRQFVGLFYKDNQGDFIIVVSGIDHAGNRQLEILGIMFILFYLAGIPINYLLGTFLAKQTFLPFEQVIAKVNTITTENLHSRLEIPQTSGKDEIKELVTTFNYLLERLESGIMIQNNFLKNASHELKTPLTIIIGDIDVSLQQPRTNEQYEQILKSLKKDTLHLKSTLEGLLVLSGLELSEPQQMESVRIDEILWNVLEKKAIEYPESKVSVNFDAISDDEDLLSIHGNKHMIFIALYNILDNAIKFSSPEQVNVFAFSNEGKLLIKIKDQGPGISETDRESIFDLFFRSDRTRHIQGQGLGLFITMQILKLHNINLIVDSELEKGTTFSLVFP
- a CDS encoding TonB-dependent receptor encodes the protein MTKLKLFFSAFMLLVMGNIFAQITTSSLSAKVNDGTSPLTDAEVTLTHLPTNAVYRATTDKQGRFSFENLNAGGPYELEIKSSGTKDYSNAQIFLTLGDNDLPTIVVSKADNNVLEEVVITSSKPSSKNNGTNIGEKQVNGLPLINRGIQDVTKLVPQSSNNSFAGTNFRYNNVTIDGSINNDAIGFSPSLGGQSGTSGMPGSSTRSNSISLDAIQDIQVYIAPYDIKLGNFLGGSVNAVTRSGTNEVSGSIYSYGRSAAITGPNNAGDGSKMPSSFGDYQVGFRLGLPIVKDKLFFFTNMEYAERTDPLFYNAGQTNSAGKLTSLVDNATADQISNFVKTNYGFDVGSSGAYNNFAKSQKFFNKLDWKINDKHSLSLRNNTVISQASNLERDAANFRFSSMDFTQKNQSISTVLELKSHFNSQWSNSFIASYSAIKDYRDPKSSNIMFPQTEIGYKGGTIFLGNDREATVFNMKQNTAEITDNLTYKTGNHTFLFGTHNEFYDINYGFVNALNGRVSYKSLDDFLNKLPSRVRGTYPFDGSTRDEIFNNPYAKFKVNLYSVYAQDEIRIGNKLKVTPGVRVDYTDLPNKPKLSPQVQNSLADPNYGNTYTYTPLSQINNNFFSTALVSPRIGFTYNVDEDKTLVLRGGSGVFTGRIPFAWLGYAYYNDGVGYGSYDKNNLTPAQVAAAGDPLANNGLNGYHDATPKVQADLVDNKFKMPAVLRNSLAIDKIIDGYKFTTEGIYTKVIRDLEFQQVNKLDNPTYFSYDTNHQMPIYAANINPAFSNAYLLSNTSKGYRYSITEMISKTYDFGLNFMVAYTYGDSRDVTNGIRNSMESNFQMNQSLTPNDPQLATSNFNIKHRIVSNVGYAVKLADNNTFSANVYFNAQSGNPFSWGFVNSTIAGTGQAAGLAYIFKDATEAAKYIGVSSTGVPSATAAQQVADYEAFVNGNDYLKSRRGTFTQRNGDTTPWNIQADLKLMDEIKVTKVGTFQISFSMANVGNLINKDWGRSYFVPNTYNSTASLGLTKSGNLGGVATGDPTYTFQRPSSTPYTVDQLASRFQGQFGVRYSF
- a CDS encoding TetR/AcrR family transcriptional regulator, coding for MSKAERTKQFIIEQTAPIFNMKGYSGTSMSDITEATGLTKGSIYGNFENKDEVALAAFQYNVKRLQDAFSQEIEKQNTFKGKLLVYPRLYSNYLDLRVTKGGCPILNTAIEADDTHPVLKKNVERIILFWKRKLIQLIEQGILAGEFKAKEIQPERTALTIIALIEGAVMISKITGNLNDLSTVMLSLNKIIEDLE
- a CDS encoding PaaI family thioesterase; amino-acid sequence: METISRLQELQNHIDKEFTASPSPFMLWMRPIVIAAEEGSVTFKYLIREEMSNPIKTLHGGVTAAIADDCIGATMFSYNENSFYVTINLVVDYFAPAKIGDTIFAKTSVIKKGKQLVNAQCEIWNEDHTRLIARATSNMLKTDLSKRNS
- a CDS encoding integrase core domain-containing protein gives rise to the protein MRNNSQDSTLERNYLEKYRFLIKEYEQVKNKTHPLYKKVMDFYAANDTCRKSFLKYYNRYKQSGKSLDLLPQKRGPRYKTRRPLAFIEQKVIELREKGNNKYEIVSILRPKLGKHTPSYSGVYNILKRNKINRLTPKIKKNHQKIIKERMGELGHIDCHHLSKSIIRGESKKRYLVCVIDDYSRIAWAEVIPDITALTVMFATLKCLNILSDHYEIKFEEVLSDNGPEFGIKTSKQKYQHPFERMLMELGITHRYTKPYRPQTNGKVERFWRTLEDDLLRDTDFDSQEELKEELLQYLYYYNHERPHQGIDGKRPIEMINPLPK